The Setaria viridis chromosome 2, Setaria_viridis_v4.0, whole genome shotgun sequence DNA window cgcgccgcccgctgccgctcccgcccgcccgccgcccgctcgccgcccgctcccgcgccgcccgctgccgctcccgcccgccggccgcctccgcgccgcccgctggatctcccgcccgcccgcccgctggatctcccgcccgcccgctggatctccttgctcctcctcccgcgccgtcgGCTGCTcctgcctgccgccgccgctcccacccgcccgcctccgcgccgcgcgcccgccgctgcccgcccgccactcgcgccgcgcgcccgccactcgcgccccgcggccgccgccggccgccggccgctcgcaccccgccgctgcccaaACCAAGGGGTAGGAGCTGGGCCATTTTCAGGGGTAGAGGAAAATAGGATAGCAGGGGCAAATATGTCAATCCTAATCatataagcaacccaaaccaaacacctagacttataaataagcaactacaataagcaacttaagcaacttataaataagcacccataaccaaacaggccctgtaAAGGATTCCACAAGGTTGTAATCAATACAGATATTGGCATACAGGTTGATTACAAACGGTAGGTATTGGCAAAAATCCAAAATGGAAAGAAAAATCTAGAGCGAGAAAGAGCAAAAGAGTAGGCGAGAAACTCATGATCGGGCCAGGAGAGAAAGGTCCTCCGTCCACTTCGCTATCCACCCGGCTcgctccaagcctccaaccCCGCGCATGCACAACCACGTGTCCCCCAGACTCCGCTCACGGCTCACCCCCCGCCCGCCCTGTCCGCGCGCGCTCCCCAAGGTGAGATCACCGCCACCGTCTCCTCCCAGCCGCTCCCCCCACTGCCCACTCCCTCCGGTAGTCCGGTCTCCTCGACAGCCGCGAGCCTAGGGGCCGCCACCCCTAGAACTGGCACCATTCCCCTACCCGCGCTCGCTCCCTCTCCTTGCCCCCCAATCCCCCACGCTTGGATGGATTCCGTCGGTACAAATCGCACCCAGCTgcgctccgtcgccgccgccccagccacTCGGAGCAGCGCGCTGCCGCGGCCGCACCGCCACCACGCGCTCAGCAATCGGTGAGTGGCTCTGTCGTTCGGTCTCGATCACCCCATTTTCTGGATGTTGATTTCGTGCTGCATTCTCTCGATTTGTGGCGCGGGTCAGGTCGACCTGAACGCTGAGCTTGTGTTGGGCCTGTGCAGTTTGGCGGCGACTAAGCTCGGGATTGCGCCACCGTGTGGAGGAGGGTGGTATTTTGGCAAGGCAGGTTCCTCGATTTTGGTATTGTTCGTTGCACGCTGATTTGTGTATTGACTGGTCCTAGGGAATTTCGTGGTGGCGCAGGTGCAGCGACCTGACGTCGCGCGGAGTACGGCAGCGAAAGCCCAGAGTCGGAAGGTGGGGAGAAGTGTGATCAAGGTATCTAATTACACCACGCTGCACTATTCATAGAAGCCACCGCTCGATAGTACTGTGTTGCTTGATATAATCGTGGCCATTTTCATGTGACGGGTTGGTATCAGCCACCGCTCGATATTACTGTGTTGCTTGATATAATCGTGGCCATTTTAATGTGATGGGTTGGTATCATTCAAGTTAAACTTTGTTATATGCAATTGCAAACATACTTTGTAATTATAAAGCTGTATCCTGCCATATTTTGCTGTTCTGGAATTGAATTTTGCTTCCGTGCTTAGTATGCATTGTTTGCCATGTATTATTTTGGGGATAATGTTTATCCATTTTGTAACAACAGGAAATGGGACACATATCATCTGACAGTGAAGTGCCCTTGAAATATTCTTCCGGCAAAGCTTTCCCTCTAGGAGTGTCGCAAGTTGAAGTTGGGCTGAATTTTGCGATattctcacagcatgcttcttctGTCACCCTTTGTCTGAAACTTCCTGAGAGGTACATTTTCTCCCCCAAAACTGTGCTGTGAACTTGTGATGTTCTTTTGATGTCATTCGACCTAACCATTCGCTAGTTTACTGAActtcttaaaaaaaagtttaCTGAACTTCTTTTGTCTCCCCTCTCCCCTCATACATGAACCTGTATTGTTTCCTGGCTGCCTTGGAATTCGCCATTCCAATTTTGATTAGCACTACTACTGTATTTGTCATTTGTTATCATAGCTGCTTTCTTTGGGACTTTTGTACTTTGTGTAAAAACTTTGGTCAGACAGTCCATGGCTACTCATGTTTAGGATCTGGGAAAATTGTCTGCACAACTTACTACATGCTATTTTGTGTCTCGGGATGCGTTACACTCAAACGTAAAATGCTTTAGTGAATACCCTCATCCCCACTGTTCCTCAGACAAAAAGAATACCAACAGACCAAATAAAAGCCAAAACTGACGAGCTATTAACAGGTAGGGTGCACAAGGAATGATATAACTCATGATTCCTAATATTTATTTCCTGTAATGATCTGGATCATGAGGTTGGAGCTTGGTTCAAATCACTTGCTGAAAAGCACTGTACCTGTAGCCTTTGTTTCTTGCTCTTTCCAAAGTAGTATGGCATActcaatatgtaaatttctgACTTTCTGTAATCTTTTTTAGAGGCACCCAAGATGATGTGCAAGTTGTCGAGTTTGCTTTAGATCTCCAAAAGAACAAAACTGGAGATATATGGCATGTGTCGGTGGAGGTAGTTTTCTTTAGTTCTGATATTATTGTTAGCTTTAGAGATAAGCACATTATTCTTTTCTGTCGACAACTTATTGTGGACTGACATTCATACAACAAGAATTGTAATATTTTTTCTGATTTATATTGTCTTATGATTATATATTCTTCAAATGACTGTTCCATTTTATAATGATCAGCTGCATTTGGGAGGTACCATACCTGATGGAATTTCCCAATATTTCTGAAATGCTGGCCTTGTGTTATGAGCTTTTTCATCCCTGTTGACAAAAATAACTGTTGAGTACTGGCGCATAAAACAAGCTATTTTGCTTTGATCTGTTTTGGTGCTGACTTTAACATTTtccctcaaaaaagaaaaacctcAACCCCTGGGGAAGACCTCGCCTGAGGCATTCCGCGTAGGAGAAGACCCACTATGAGTCTACGATGGCTGAGAAAGATTTTGTATAATGCTGAAAGCCATTACTGAGCGAGAGATCTTTTTTATGCAAAACCCAGGGTTCGAGACCTGGTTGGTAGCCTCCGCACTGGAGAATCTACCGCAATGCTACTCGCACATTCACACATTTCCCCTCATGTGCATACTCTATTCTTAAATCTTCATCCATTTTGCTTTTATGTAGTGTACTACggttatagtttttttttctttgtctgTCAAACTTAAAGAAGCCTTCTGTGTCTTTTTTAATTTCAGGGTTTGCCTGCTTCTGGTGTTCTTTATGGGTATCGCATTAATGGTCCTCAAGGCTGGCAACAAGGTCATAGGTTTGATGACAGAGTTATTCTTCTGGACCCTTATGCAAAATTAGTTTCTGGTCGAAAGTACTTTGGGGTTGAAGAAGAGAAGCCAAGTCAGCTGTTCGGAACATATGATTTTGATAGCTCTCCTTTTGACTGGGGTGACGATTATAAGCTTCCTAATTTACCTGAGGTATTAATATCATTTAGCGTAGTGCACAAATATCCTTAACATGTAATTCTCACCACATCTTTGGTTCCTTAATCTAGACAGATCTTGTTATATATGAAATGAATGTCCGCGCTTTCACCGCGGACGAGTCAAGCAGGATTGGTCCAGCTGTTCGTGGAAGTTACCTAGGTGTCATTGACAAAGTAAGGTTACCTATTCCATCACTTGTAGCAACATAAATTCTTTTGGTCTTTAGCTTCCCCCAGTCTATTATCACAGATTATTATCTCTGCTGATTTAGTTTTAGGTACCTGATAATGAACACAGGCTACCTTCCAGTTTACATGCTGATTTCTTAATGACTTATACATGAAATAGTTCTGATTTCGTAGATTCCTCATTTGCTGGAACTTGGCGTTAATGCAGTGGAACTACTCCCTGTTTTTGAGTTTGATGAGCTCGAGTTCAAGAGGTTCCCTAACCCAAGGGACCACATGGTAAAATTTTGATAAACCTTTTTGACGCATAATGCCCTTCGCATTCATCAGTGGAGTGATACCGTCTTTTTCATTTGGAAGGTAAATACATGGGGCTACTCTACAATTAACTTTTTCGCACCCATGAGTCGTTATGCTAGTGCTGGTGGTGGACCTGTGGCTGCTTGCAAAGAGCTCAAGCAGATGGTCAAAGCATTACACAATGCTGGAATTGAGGTATTGACATCCTTTATACATGGCAAATCTTTTTCTTTGGCATTGTTTTTAACACCCTGGACCAAAATATTTAGTTGTATAACCATCTTTCAATAGGTTATTCTGGACGTTGTTTACAACCATACAAATGAAGCTGATGATGCTAACCCTTACATGACTTCTTTCCGTGGCATTGATAACAAGGTGATTGTAGAGTTCCTCTTTTTTTGTTGCTACACGTTCTGTCTTTTAAGTTGTCGGCCCGTAGAGAGAACTTCTCCGTTATTAGTTTTTGGACGAATTGATATAAAAAACAAACCATTGTTCTTGCAGGTGTATTACATGTTAGATCTAAACAACAATGCTGAGCTGCTGAACTTCTCGGGTTGCGGTAAAACCATGGTCCTAAACTTCTGTTTCTGAACTGAGATGTGCATTGCACTATGTGTCATTCTTTTTGGATGCAGCCTGATACTTTAATATTAGAGTAAAACCTGTCAAGTTGCATTTGTGTCCTTTTCCTTGGATTTAGGGTGGTTTTATTATTGTTCCTTATTGCATATCTTTTGCATTCATCTTGTTATTGTGTTTATTCAAGTGTCTCTAGTGATTAAACAGTACCTGTGGGCAACTAATTTGGCAAAGGACTTTGAATGATACACTGTGGTTTGATGCATATTCCATGTTTCACACTGCCGGCAGACTGTACTTGGCAATTAAATGCTTAATGCGGTTCTATGTTAACTGATA harbors:
- the LOC117844752 gene encoding isoamylase 3, chloroplastic isoform X2, with translation MDSVGTNRTQLRSVAAAPATRSSALPRPHRHHALSNRLAATKLGIAPPCGGGWYFGKVQRPDVARSTAAKAQSRKVGRSVIKEMGHISSDSEVPLKYSSGKAFPLGVSQVEVGLNFAIFSQHASSVTLCLKLPERGTQDDVQVVEFALDLQKNKTGDIWHVSVEGLPASGVLYGYRINGPQGWQQGHRFDDRVILLDPYAKLVSGRKYFGVEEEKPSQLFGTYDFDSSPFDWGDDYKLPNLPETDLVIYEMNVRAFTADESSRIGPAVRGSYLGVIDKIPHLLELGVNAVELLPVFEFDELEFKRFPNPRDHMVNTWGYSTINFFAPMSRYASAGGGPVAACKELKQMVKALHNAGIEVILDVVYNHTNEADDANPYMTSFRGIDNKVYYMLDLNNNAELLNFSGCGNTLNCNHPVVKELVLDSLRHWVKEYHIDGFRFDLASVLCRGPDGSPLDAPPLIKEIAKDSVLSRCKIIAEPWDCGGLYLVGRFPNWDRWAEWNGQYRDDIRRFIKGDPGMKGVFATRVSGSADLYQVNNRKPYHGVNFIIAHDGFTLCDLVSYNSKHNDANGESGRDGCNDNYSWNCGVEGETDDLNVLSLRSRQMKNFHVALMISQGTPMMLMGDEYGHTRYGNNNSYGHDTHINNFQWGQKKERMAISGFSQR
- the LOC117844752 gene encoding isoamylase 3, chloroplastic isoform X1 — translated: MDSVGTNRTQLRSVAAAPATRSSALPRPHRHHALSNRLAATKLGIAPPCGGGWYFGKVQRPDVARSTAAKAQSRKVGRSVIKEMGHISSDSEVPLKYSSGKAFPLGVSQVEVGLNFAIFSQHASSVTLCLKLPERGTQDDVQVVEFALDLQKNKTGDIWHVSVEGLPASGVLYGYRINGPQGWQQGHRFDDRVILLDPYAKLVSGRKYFGVEEEKPSQLFGTYDFDSSPFDWGDDYKLPNLPETDLVIYEMNVRAFTADESSRIGPAVRGSYLGVIDKIPHLLELGVNAVELLPVFEFDELEFKRFPNPRDHMVNTWGYSTINFFAPMSRYASAGGGPVAACKELKQMVKALHNAGIEVILDVVYNHTNEADDANPYMTSFRGIDNKVYYMLDLNNNAELLNFSGCGNTLNCNHPVVKELVLDSLRHWVKEYHIDGFRFDLASVLCRGPDGSPLDAPPLIKEIAKDSVLSRCKIIAEPWDCGGLYLVGRFPNWDRWAEWNGQYRDDIRRFIKGDPGMKGVFATRVSGSADLYQVNNRKPYHGVNFIIAHDGFTLCDLVSYNSKHNDANGESGRDGCNDNYSWNCGVEGETDDLNVLSLRSRQMKNFHVALMISQGTPMMLMGDEYGHTRYGNNNSYGHDTHINNFQWGQLEERKDGHFRFFSEMIKFRHNHPILRRDRFLSKNDVTWHEDCWENQESKFLAFTIHDHNSGGDIYLAFNAHEYFVDAVIPPPPHHKSWSRVVDTNLESPNDIIPEGVPLTSSRYRIAPYSSILLKAKP